One Rissa tridactyla isolate bRisTri1 chromosome 4, bRisTri1.patW.cur.20221130, whole genome shotgun sequence DNA window includes the following coding sequences:
- the LOC128908883 gene encoding glycine N-acyltransferase-like protein 3: MLILTCPGQLRRLEEALRRSLPATLPVLGTVMTVARGNPAAHEVLVDSWPHFGVVLTRLRPEEHKDPQDFYSNQLTVYYRDEGAWRELLGGTQAVDWTRAFQMQGMQEGMYEAVRQAADAKGLRLETHRYQALMSPQPPRPRAQVPPGLRLAPVSPSHVPLLNATWGFGGNARSARFLLGLVGSLPSACLLGPRARPVCWTLLDPLGCLSHGYTLPAWRGRGLCGVTLGALGRQLHARGFPIYLGVLPQNTPSQRAVRAVGFLPQPGTFYTLVVTPQ; encoded by the exons ATGCTCATCCTGACGTGCCCGGGCCAGCTGCGGCGGCTGGAGGAGGCCCTGCGGAGGAgcctgcctgccaccctgccg GTTTTGGGGACTGTGATGACAGTGGCCCGGGGCAACCCGGCCGCCCACGAGGTGCTGGTGGACTCTTGGCCCCATTTCGGCGTCGTCCTCACCCGCCTGCGCCCAGAG gaGCACAAGGACCCCCAGGACTTCTACAGCAACCAGTTGACGGTGTACTACCGGGACGAGGGGGCCTGGCGGGAGCTACTGGGGGGCACCCAGGCCGTGGACTGGACCCGGGCATTCCAGATGCAGG ggatgcaggaggggaTGTACGAGGCCGTGCGCCAGGCGGCCGATGCCAAGGGGCTGCGGCTGGAGACGCACCGGTACCAGGCGCtgatgagcccccagcccccccggccaCGCGCGCA GGTACCCCCGGGCCTGCGCCTggcccccgtgtccccgtcccacgTCCCGCTGCTCAACGCCACCTGGGGCTTCGGGGGCAACGCCCGCAGCGCCCGGttcctgctggggctggtggggtccCTGCCCAGCGCCTGCCTGCTgggcccccgcgcccgccccgtcTGCTGGACCCTGCTGGAccccctgggctgcctcagccacGGCTACACGTTGCCCGCTTGGCGCGGCCGAGGGCTGTGCGGGGTGACGCTGGGCGCCCTGGGCCGGCAGCTGCACGCCCGCGGCTTCCCCATTTATTTGGGGGTCCTGCCCCAAAACACCCCCTCGCAGCGGGCCGTCCGCGCCGTGGGGTTtctgccccagcctggcaccTTCTACACCCTGGTGGTCACCCCCCAGTAG
- the POLD4 gene encoding DNA polymerase delta subunit 4 produces MEKPRLITDSFPLRRRPGRAPGKLKGRVKSRGCPRVRPRPRPPPATEDPSSPSPPDQALMEMLRRFDLAWEYGPCTGITRLQRWERAQALGLSPPGPVRDALLEHQDNPDVTYSLWHEYEL; encoded by the exons ATGGAGAAGCCCCGGCTCATCACCGACTCCTTCCcgctgcggcggcggccgggccgagcCCCGGGCAAGCTCAAGGGCAGGGTCAAGAGCAGGGGCTGTCCCCGGGTCCGGCCCCgaccccgaccccccccggccACCGAGGACCCCTCTTCGCCGTCCCCCCCGGACCAAGCCCTCATGGAGATGCTGCGCCGCTTCGATCTGGCCTGGGAGTACGGGCCCTGCACGG gtaTCACCCGCCTGCAGCGGTGGGAGCGGGCGCAGGCGCTGGGGTTGAGCCCCCCCGGTCCCGTCCGCGACGCCCTCCTGGAGCACCAGGACAACCCCGATGTCACCTACAG CCTCTGGCACGAGTACGAGCTCTGA
- the CLCF1 gene encoding cardiotrophin-like cytokine factor 1: MELRAGDSWGIFTFLCAALCNLPALPALNCSEELGAGQSIQKTYDLTRYLEHQLRTLAGTYLNYLGPPFNEPDFNPPRLARAERVPSATVDLDLWRGLTDNARLAANYRAYSRLLCYLRALDGQAGTAELRHRLGHFCSSLQGLVLSIAGVMSSLGYPLPAGPAGPPASPGTPVAPNDFLKKMDDFWLLKELQTWLWRSAKDFNRLKKKVPPAVVTLRLEARGF; this comes from the exons ATGGAGCTGAGAGCAG gagactcttgggggaTCTTCACCTTCCTGTGCGCCGCGCTCTGCAACctgccggcgctgcccgcccTGAACTGCAGCGAGGAGCTGGGCGCCGGCCAGTCCATCCAAAAAACCTACGACCTGACCCGTTACCTGGAGCACCAGCTCCGCACCCTCGCCGGCACCTAC CTGAACTACCTGGGCCCCCCCTTCAATGAGCCCGACTTCAACCCCCCGCGGCTGGCGCGCGCCGAACGGGTGCCCAGCGCCACCGTGGACTTGGACCTGTGGCGAGGGCTGACGGATAACGCCCGCTTGGCCGCCAACTACCGGGCCTACAGCCGCCTCCTCTGCTACCTGCGGGCGCTGGACGGGCAGGCGGGCACCGCCGAGCTGCGCCACCGCCTGGGGCACTTCTGCTCCAGCCTCCAAGGGTTGGTGCTCAGCATCGCCGGCGTCATGTCCTCCTTGGGTTACCCCCTGCCCGCCGGTCCCGCCggccccccggcctcccccggcaCCCCCGTGGCACCCAACGACTTCCTCAAGAAGATGGATGATTTCTGGTTGCTGAAGGAGCTGCAGACCTGGCTGTGGCGCTCGGCCAAGGACTTCAACCGCCTCAAGAAGAAGGTGCCACCGGCCGTGGTGACGCTGCGCCTGGAGGCGAGGGGTTTCTGA
- the LOC128908882 gene encoding glycine N-acyltransferase-like protein 3 → MLILTCLSQLQRLEETLRRSLPLALPVYGAVLNINRGNPGELEVVVDSWPNFGAILARRRGEIPVDDCYSNTQAAFYRDVGAYKALLETPGCLRWDTAFHILGLQEGVATVSQAIAGTKGVELEVSDYYTYLHPDPSTLPEPRLAPGVRVGTLSPAHVDLLNETWPYGGNVRSRRYLGELLGRYPHFCLQDGAGDPLSWTLTDHFGTGTHGYTLPGHRRHGHMRAVLSLAARQAQARGFPAFGHTATGNRPMQRLQEELGHQRLPGLCHFVLHNPGLGRAGR, encoded by the exons ATGCTGATCCTGACCTGCTTGTCCCAGCTGCAGCGCCTGGAGGAGACCCTGCGGAGGAGCCTGCCCCTTGCCCTGCCG GTCTATGGGGCCGTGCTGAACATCAACCGGGGGAAcccgggggagctggaggtggtggtggacTCGTGGCCCAACTTCGGGGCCATACTTGCCCGGCGCAGGGGAGAG ATACCGGTGGACGACTGCTACAGCAACACGCAGGCCGCTTTCTACCGGGACGTGGGGGCCTACAAGGCGCTGCTGGAGACCCCCGGCTGCCTGCGCTGGGACACTGCCTTCCACATCCTCG ggctgcaggagggggtgGCCACGGTGTCGCAGGCCATCGCGGGGACCAAGGGAGTGGAGCTGGAGGTCTCCGACTACTACACCTACCTGCACCCcgaccccagcaccctgcctgagCCCCG GCTGGCCCCCGGCGTGCGTGTGGGGACGCTGAGCCCGGCGCACGTGGATCTGCTGAACGAGACGTGGCCCTACGGGGGGAACGTGCGCAGCCGGCGGTAcctgggggagctgctggggcgaTACCCCCACTTCTGCCTGCAGGACGGGGCCGGGGACCCCCTCAGCTGGACCCTGACCGACCACTTCGGGACGGGGACCCACGGTTACACCCTGCCCGGCCACCGGCGGCACGGCCACATGCGGGCGGTGCTGAGCCTGGCCGCTCGCCAGGCGCAGGCCCGCGGCTTTCCAGCCTTCGGGCACACGGCCACGGGCAACCGACCCATGCagcggctgcaggaggagctgggccaCCAGCGGCTGCCCGGGCTGTGCCACTTCGTCCTGCACAACCCCGGCCTGGGGAGGGCCGGACGCTGA
- the SSH3 gene encoding protein phosphatase Slingshot homolog 3, producing MALVTVRRSAGSPRDPAEEDAPKRGRLQRRQSFVMVKGAALLLPAEEPLEAEPPPAAPPGQAPGRQEQHLQLMMQLLRPQDAIRLAVRLESARPRRVRYLLVVRPEEAGAEGETALLGVDFAHEGATRCTLGMVLPLWSDTQVFLDGDGGFSVTSGGQTRIFKPISVQTMWAVLQELHRACEEASRGGHIPGGPALAWAGGYTAAVASEQSCLNEWLAMADLESVRPASPTPLRPAAPELSEQSVRALLRDVMATADLESVTSKEVREELERRTGHSLAQHKDFIDNEMLLVLAQMDRPSRVFPHLYLGSEWNAANLEELQQNRVTHILNVAREIDNFFPALFTYMNVRVYDEETAQLLPHWNDTFLFLSRVRAVGGRALVHCRMGLSRSAATVLAYAMKEFGWSLERALRHVRHVRPGVLPNPGFMRQLDFYQGILQASRHSSLWEPKAGERAGQPEEGPEATQGDGGGPSPLSPLSPGEAGGPGLLGASRRPRISLCAVMRSISQLESPEPPELPGEPLGGEVLVATEGPAVAPPGARPSSRPRRVVRQASLDGGPAPACDHAPLGGPAHRR from the exons atGGCGCTGGTCACCGTGCGGCGGTCGGCGGGCTCCCCCAGGGACCCGGCG GAGGAAGATGCGCCCAAGCGCGGCCGGCTGCAGCGACG gcagagctTTGTCATGGTCAAGGGGGCCGCCCTGCTGCTGCCCGCGGAGGAGCCGCTGgaggctgagccccccccggcTGCGCCCCCCGGGCAGGCCCCGGGGCGGCAggagcagcacctgcagctcATGATGCAGCTGCTGCGGCCCCAGGATGCCATCCGGCTG gcGGTGCGGCTGGAGTCGGCGCGGCCGCGGCGGGTGCGGTACCTGCTGGTGGTGCGGCCCGAGGAGGCGGGAGCCGAGGGGGAGACGGCGCTGCTGGGTGTGGACTTCGCCCACGAGGG GGCCACCCGCTGCACCCTGGGCATGGTGCTGCCCCTCTGGAGTGACACCCAGGTCTTCCTCGACGGCGATGG GGGGTTCAGCGTGACATCAGGGGGGCAGACCCGCATCTTCAAGCCCATCTCTGTCCAGACCATGTG GGccgtgctgcaggagctgcaccGCGCCTGCGAGGAGGCCTCCCGCGGCGGGCACATCCCCGGGGGCCCGGCGCTGGCCTGGGCCGGCGGCTACACGGCGGCGGTGGCCTCGGAGCAGAGCTGCCTCAACGAGTGGCTGGCCATGGCCGACCTGGAGTCCGTGCGCCCCGCCTCGCCCACGCCCCTCCG GCCGGCGGCGCCGGAGCTGTCGGAGCAGTCGGTGCGGGCGCTGCTGCGGGACGTCATGGCCACCGCCGACCTGGAGAGCGTCACCTCCAAGGAG GTGCGGGAGGAGCTGGAGCGACGCACGGGGCACAGCCTGGCCCAGCACAAGGACTTCATCGACAACGagatgctgctggtgctggcgCAGATGGACCGGCCCTCCCGCGTCTTCCCACACCTCTACCTG GGCTCCGAGTGGAATGCAGCCAacctggaggagctgcagcagaacCG GGTCACCCACATCCTGAACGTGGCGCGGGAGATCGACAACTTCTTCCCGGCGTTGTTCACCTACATGAACGTCCGGGTGTATGACGAGGAGAcggcccagctcctgccccactggAACgacaccttcctcttcctctcccgcGTCCG GGCCGTCGGGGGCCGGGCGCTGGTGCACTGCCGCATGGGGCTGAGCCGCTCGGCGGCCACGGTGCTGGCCTACGCCATGAAGGAGTTCGGCTGGTCCCTGGAGCGGGCGCTGCGGCACGTCCGGCACGTCCGGCCCGGCGTCCTGCCCAACCCCGGCTTCATGCGCCAGCTCGACTTCTACCAGGGCATCCTGCAGGCCAG CCGGCACAGCAGCCTGTGGGAGCCCAAGGCCGGCGAGCGGGCGGGCCAGCCCGAGGAGGGCCCGGAGGCCACCCAGGGGGACGGGGGCGGCCCGTCCCCGTTGTCCCCGTTGtccccgggggaggcgggggggccggggctgctgggggcctcccgccgcccccgcatCTCCCTCTGCGCCGTCATGCGGAGCATCAGCCAGCTGGAGTCCCCCGAGCCCCCCGAGCTGCCGGGGGAGCCCCTGGGCGGGGAG GTGCTGGTGGCCACGGAGGGGCCGGCGGTTGCCCCCCCGGGGGCCCGTccctcctcccggccccgccgcgtggtgcgccaggccagcctggacggaggccccgcccccgcctgtGACCACGCCCCCCTCGGTGGCCCCGCCCACCGCCGATGA